A window of Leptospira hartskeerlii contains these coding sequences:
- a CDS encoding MlaE family ABC transporter permease — translation MLESFKEKANDTLYAAGYTIVLIAETFLNLRFAVEKRKEILDQMFIAGVGSLFVVSVVAVFTGMLLTLNTGLGLKDFGAEGQIGLLLTITLTREMSPFMTALILAASIGSAIAAEIGTMKVSEEIDALEVMSIDPVRFLVFPRVLGFSLMVPVLCVYSSILGILGGALVGHFQLGIEYIVYFQDVNERITSIPGLKDLYTGLFKGYVFGLIISSISCSHGLRTSGGAIGVGRATRESVVTSFLMVIFFGYVITAIFYRE, via the coding sequence ATGTTGGAATCCTTTAAAGAAAAAGCGAACGATACTCTATACGCTGCAGGTTATACGATCGTTTTGATCGCGGAAACTTTTTTAAATCTAAGATTTGCGGTCGAAAAACGGAAAGAAATTTTAGACCAGATGTTTATCGCGGGTGTAGGAAGTTTGTTTGTGGTCTCGGTAGTTGCAGTTTTTACAGGAATGCTTCTCACCTTAAACACCGGACTTGGCTTAAAAGATTTCGGAGCAGAAGGACAGATCGGACTTCTTCTTACAATCACTCTTACTCGAGAGATGTCTCCTTTTATGACCGCACTTATTTTAGCTGCTTCTATCGGTTCTGCAATCGCAGCGGAAATCGGGACCATGAAAGTTTCGGAAGAAATCGACGCTTTAGAAGTAATGTCCATTGATCCTGTACGATTTCTGGTGTTTCCAAGAGTATTAGGTTTTTCTTTAATGGTCCCTGTGCTCTGCGTGTATTCCAGTATTTTGGGGATCTTAGGCGGGGCGTTAGTCGGGCATTTTCAATTGGGAATAGAATATATAGTGTATTTCCAGGATGTGAACGAAAGGATCACTTCCATTCCGGGCCTTAAAGACCTTTACACCGGCTTATTCAAAGGATATGTATTTGGCCTAATCATTTCGTCCATCTCTTGTTCTCACGGTTTAAGAACGAGTGGAGGAGCGATAGGGGTCGGCAGGGCCACTAGAGAATCTGTAGTAACTTCTTTTTTGATGGTTATCTTTTTCGGTTACGTGATCACCGCGATCTTCTATAGGGAATAA
- a CDS encoding ABC transporter ATP-binding protein yields the protein MEEYAIELINLHKAFGQRKILKGMNLQVKKGETMVVLGPSGTGKSVTLKHITGLLDPDAGECKIFGEKISGVTIQEREKLRAKMGVLFQSGALINWMTVFDNVALPLREHKLYPEEEIQRIVAEKLRLVDMTVAKDNFPNDISGGMKKRAGLARAIASNPQIILYDEPTSGLDPVMSNVINELIIRIKKETGAAQVVVTHDMSSAYMIADRISFFYGGQVLFTGTPEEVQNSPNEFIRQFINGHTKGPMILETKN from the coding sequence ATGGAAGAATACGCAATAGAACTCATCAATCTGCACAAAGCTTTCGGACAAAGAAAAATCCTGAAAGGTATGAACCTTCAGGTAAAAAAGGGAGAGACCATGGTGGTACTTGGGCCTTCCGGAACAGGAAAGTCCGTGACCTTAAAACATATCACAGGTCTATTAGATCCTGATGCAGGAGAATGTAAGATCTTCGGCGAAAAAATCTCAGGGGTTACCATCCAGGAGAGAGAAAAGCTCCGAGCTAAAATGGGAGTTTTATTTCAGTCGGGTGCTCTCATCAACTGGATGACCGTGTTCGATAACGTTGCACTCCCCTTAAGAGAGCATAAATTATATCCCGAAGAGGAAATCCAACGCATCGTTGCCGAAAAACTTAGGTTAGTGGATATGACTGTCGCGAAGGATAATTTTCCGAACGATATCTCAGGCGGAATGAAGAAGAGAGCAGGACTTGCAAGAGCAATCGCTTCCAATCCTCAGATCATTTTATACGACGAGCCCACATCCGGTCTAGATCCTGTTATGTCGAACGTGATCAACGAACTGATTATCCGTATCAAAAAGGAAACCGGTGCAGCTCAAGTGGTGGTCACACATGATATGTCCAGCGCGTATATGATAGCCGACCGCATTTCATTTTTTTATGGGGGACAGGTCTTATTTACCGGAACTCCGGAAGAAGTGCAGAATTCTCCGAATGAATTCATCCGTCAGTTTATCAATGGACATACCAAAGGACCTATGATTCTGGAAACTAAGAATTGA
- the mce gene encoding mammalian cell entry protein Mce → MKSFRYLLVGAIFSVALVVVGYFTVMTEGGPVQKRGEFLKINFKNSEGIKVGNKVTVQGVPFGYVSNIRLIQIDESGAVLPAGEVGVATRVEVTILLKEPVRMYENYDIAIRNESLLSGRVISIDPGTSESTEEGKGTPRTFQVVDYKSGVTSLKGRVLQDPLVSLSELIAENRGDIRKTFSNVADITTKINTGDGTLGRLINRDDLHTNVNTVLTDAQIVLRELREGLEDTREQAPVTSFIRAALSSF, encoded by the coding sequence ATGAAATCCTTTCGTTATCTTTTAGTAGGTGCTATCTTTTCCGTAGCTTTGGTCGTAGTCGGTTACTTTACCGTTATGACGGAAGGTGGTCCCGTTCAAAAACGGGGTGAATTCCTAAAGATCAATTTCAAAAATTCGGAAGGGATCAAAGTTGGAAACAAGGTCACTGTGCAAGGTGTACCGTTCGGTTACGTTTCCAATATTCGACTCATCCAAATAGATGAGAGTGGAGCAGTACTTCCCGCAGGAGAAGTAGGAGTCGCCACCAGGGTAGAAGTTACCATTCTTCTAAAAGAGCCTGTTCGTATGTACGAAAATTATGATATTGCAATACGTAACGAAAGTTTGCTTTCCGGTAGAGTGATCTCCATAGACCCGGGAACTTCTGAATCAACGGAAGAAGGTAAAGGTACACCTAGGACTTTCCAAGTAGTGGATTATAAATCTGGAGTAACTTCCTTAAAAGGAAGAGTATTGCAGGATCCGCTCGTATCTCTTTCCGAATTGATTGCAGAAAACAGAGGAGATATTCGTAAAACCTTCTCAAACGTAGCTGATATCACTACTAAGATCAATACTGGAGACGGAACTCTAGGTAGACTAATCAACAGAGACGATCTTCATACGAATGTGAATACCGTTTTAACAGACGCTCAGATTGTCCTTAGAGAACTGAGAGAAGGTCTGGAAGATACCAGAGAACAAGCTCCGGTCACAAGCTTTATTCGCGCGGCACTTAGCTCTTTCTAA
- a CDS encoding NAD(P)-dependent oxidoreductase, protein MSSRKIAIIGTGIMGRGIANNLSSKGHSLQLFARNPEKIQDLKSANISVHGDIKEAAKDSEIIILCLTEDHVVEESVFSSGLLETNAKYVIDVGTTSPSLTIKLKDAFQKQNIQFLDAPMTGSKNAARDGQILFMVGAKSKEEIQDISFVFEICGKNTVYCGQIGDGQKAKIALNMVQAGIFQVYMEGFSLAKSQGIDPSILKSILEQSAAKSGISEFKFPFLFSGNYETHFALKNMYKDLKHALSLGEESGTKLPLCSGLDEIYRSGIEAGLGEKDYCSLNEVTAKIPPAK, encoded by the coding sequence ATGTCTTCTCGTAAAATTGCAATCATCGGAACCGGGATCATGGGAAGAGGGATCGCAAACAATCTCTCTTCCAAAGGGCATTCTCTTCAGTTATTTGCTCGTAACCCAGAAAAAATCCAAGACTTAAAATCAGCGAATATTTCCGTCCACGGAGATATCAAAGAAGCAGCAAAAGATTCAGAAATTATAATACTCTGTCTTACGGAAGATCATGTAGTAGAAGAATCAGTATTCTCCTCCGGTCTTCTGGAAACGAATGCAAAATATGTGATAGATGTTGGCACAACCTCCCCTTCTCTCACAATCAAACTGAAAGACGCATTTCAAAAACAGAATATCCAATTTTTAGATGCTCCTATGACAGGTTCTAAGAATGCAGCCAGAGATGGACAGATCCTATTTATGGTAGGCGCAAAATCTAAAGAAGAAATCCAAGACATCTCTTTTGTATTTGAGATCTGCGGCAAGAACACTGTCTATTGTGGACAGATCGGAGATGGACAGAAGGCAAAGATCGCTCTCAACATGGTGCAAGCAGGGATCTTCCAAGTTTATATGGAAGGTTTTTCTTTGGCCAAAAGCCAAGGTATAGATCCTTCTATCCTGAAATCTATCTTAGAACAGTCCGCTGCTAAATCCGGAATTTCAGAATTCAAGTTTCCATTTCTATTCTCAGGAAATTACGAGACTCATTTCGCTTTGAAGAATATGTATAAGGATCTCAAACATGCACTCTCATTAGGAGAAGAATCCGGAACTAAGCTGCCACTCTGTTCCGGACTGGATGAGATTTACCGCTCCGGTATCGAAGCGGGTTTGGGTGAGAAGGACTATTGCAGCTTAAACGAGGTTACTGCGAAGATACCTCCGGCCAAATGA
- a CDS encoding GDYXXLXY domain-containing protein gives MNKFSIYILAVFLPIIVLASVALEREFDLRNGKILILPITGYDPRDLLSGQYLRFQIDRKYSDDVCQKGDYVSSTVESAVATVDGSKLTKKETCVCFDSREPSEYEIRFYSDCNELKNDTTCWNYVKGECNYGNFNYPFRKYFIPEEGAKELEEKLREPGAKIQLRIDKNGNGLIEKIIWPEVSSQ, from the coding sequence ATGAATAAGTTTAGCATTTATATTCTTGCTGTATTCTTACCAATCATTGTTTTGGCTTCCGTTGCCTTGGAGAGGGAATTCGATCTTAGGAATGGGAAAATTTTGATACTTCCGATTACTGGATATGATCCTAGAGATTTACTTTCCGGGCAATACCTAAGATTTCAGATAGATCGGAAATACTCCGACGATGTCTGTCAAAAGGGAGATTACGTTTCATCTACTGTAGAATCTGCGGTGGCAACTGTAGACGGAAGCAAGCTCACTAAAAAGGAAACCTGCGTTTGTTTTGATTCCAGAGAACCTTCCGAATATGAAATACGTTTTTACTCTGATTGTAACGAACTCAAAAACGATACGACTTGTTGGAACTACGTCAAAGGAGAATGTAATTACGGAAACTTTAATTATCCTTTCCGCAAATATTTTATCCCGGAAGAGGGCGCGAAAGAACTAGAGGAAAAACTCCGAGAACCAGGCGCCAAAATCCAATTGAGAATCGACAAAAATGGTAATGGTCTGATAGAAAAGATCATTTGGCCGGAGGTATCTTCGCAGTAA
- a CDS encoding DUF2157 domain-containing protein, with protein MNWKKKLKTWVDGGLISQTQAESILKFEDSKKIPYVFYSFLALGIVIIGLGVIAMVAANWDKIHYSVKLVASFTLLSGIGITILYSQSKEIWNDTIRYLLVLLLCVLFFANIGLVSQIYHTQGKLYQALLLWSGITILLVVMYPGRVLQHLWIAVFSSSFLSWIDNHPDISWKEKDHYFSLFFFIASWVFAGIAIFAERRLDTKESKTSILVNPFLLWAFGFFLTSSIWGSFETHDIPNLDQDPEFARRYDLPFSWYWPLLFPILLIAVSQFFRKRFSRRKIILLSISGIFLGFLNYPQVFHWYGKYPAMIFFFLAWIPFTFLFFESRRWFDLSLLILGLRFVSVYLEVFGSLLATGIGLIVSGIFILGFSILIFRMREKIRNAANQLFQDEEFGI; from the coding sequence ATGAATTGGAAGAAAAAGTTAAAAACTTGGGTGGATGGCGGACTCATTAGCCAGACTCAGGCAGAGTCCATTCTCAAATTCGAAGATTCTAAAAAAATTCCTTATGTATTCTATTCCTTTCTTGCCTTAGGGATCGTGATTATCGGACTTGGGGTCATCGCAATGGTGGCTGCTAACTGGGATAAGATCCATTATTCCGTAAAATTGGTCGCGAGTTTTACACTACTTTCAGGGATAGGGATTACGATCCTGTATTCTCAAAGTAAAGAGATTTGGAACGATACAATTCGTTATCTTTTAGTTTTACTTCTTTGTGTATTATTTTTTGCGAATATTGGTTTGGTTTCCCAGATCTATCATACCCAAGGAAAATTATACCAAGCACTTTTACTTTGGTCAGGGATCACTATCTTGCTCGTGGTCATGTATCCTGGTAGGGTACTGCAACATCTTTGGATCGCAGTATTCAGCTCTTCATTCTTAAGTTGGATAGACAATCATCCGGATATTAGTTGGAAAGAGAAAGATCATTATTTTTCTCTCTTCTTCTTTATTGCTTCTTGGGTATTTGCAGGGATTGCCATCTTTGCAGAGAGAAGATTGGATACTAAGGAAAGTAAAACTTCTATCCTTGTGAATCCGTTCTTACTTTGGGCTTTTGGTTTCTTTTTAACTTCTTCTATTTGGGGAAGTTTTGAAACTCATGATATTCCGAATTTGGACCAAGATCCTGAATTTGCTAGAAGATACGATCTGCCTTTCTCATGGTATTGGCCTTTACTTTTTCCTATTCTGTTGATTGCGGTGTCTCAATTTTTCAGAAAGCGTTTTTCTCGTAGAAAGATCATTTTACTTTCTATTTCCGGAATATTCTTAGGATTCCTAAATTACCCTCAGGTATTTCATTGGTATGGAAAGTATCCAGCTATGATATTTTTCTTTTTGGCCTGGATCCCATTTACATTCTTATTTTTTGAATCTCGAAGATGGTTCGATCTCTCTTTACTAATTTTAGGTCTTAGATTCGTATCTGTCTATTTGGAAGTATTCGGAAGTTTGCTTGCTACCGGAATTGGTCTGATCGTCTCCGGAATATTTATTTTGGGTTTCAGCATCTTAATATTTAGGATGAGAGAAAAGATCAGAAATGCCGCGAACCAGCTCTTTCAAGATGAGGAATTTGGAATATGA
- a CDS encoding M48 family metalloprotease, producing the protein MNKSSIRKYFLVLFLLFSLQGCGWMVDIVFPLDVDRFLGEQFYKAAVTGEGHGKIYKDKSLEKYLQSIVDRILKSKSIQYKDEFKYKVTIIDDDKVINAICAPGGYIFVYTGLLHFVKNEATLAGILSHEIAHAERRHSTKQLSTNLTLYFALYFVLSYVLGPDLAQHAADIAGLSTNLLGLANSRSMEEEADEFGFDYMRSTPYYPGAIADFFKDIQKEKKINPELKGADIPLEKYLSTHPLDEDRISANEKRLKDAGIGAPNQKSYFKERYRNNIEKSFGNEVD; encoded by the coding sequence ATGAATAAAAGTTCTATTCGCAAATATTTTCTGGTCCTATTTTTACTTTTTTCCCTCCAAGGTTGCGGCTGGATGGTGGATATTGTCTTTCCTTTGGACGTAGACCGATTTTTAGGAGAACAATTTTATAAGGCAGCAGTAACAGGAGAAGGTCACGGAAAAATTTACAAAGACAAGTCCTTGGAAAAATATCTGCAATCTATTGTAGATCGTATCTTAAAATCCAAATCCATCCAATACAAGGACGAATTCAAATATAAGGTAACCATAATAGATGATGATAAGGTTATCAATGCGATCTGCGCGCCCGGAGGCTATATATTCGTTTATACAGGACTTCTTCATTTCGTAAAAAATGAAGCGACTCTCGCAGGGATACTTTCTCATGAGATCGCTCATGCGGAAAGAAGACATTCTACCAAACAATTATCCACGAATCTTACTTTATATTTTGCGTTATATTTTGTTCTTTCTTACGTATTAGGTCCTGATCTTGCGCAACATGCGGCCGATATTGCAGGACTTTCTACAAATCTATTGGGACTTGCAAACTCTCGTTCCATGGAAGAAGAAGCAGACGAATTCGGCTTTGATTATATGAGATCTACTCCTTATTATCCCGGTGCGATCGCCGATTTTTTCAAAGATATCCAAAAAGAGAAGAAAATAAATCCTGAGTTAAAAGGAGCGGATATTCCTTTGGAAAAATATTTAAGCACGCATCCACTCGACGAAGATAGAATTTCAGCCAACGAAAAAAGATTGAAAGATGCCGGCATTGGCGCACCGAATCAAAAATCATATTTTAAAGAAAGATACCGCAATAATATTGAAAAGTCTTTCGGAAACGAGGTTGACTGA
- a CDS encoding DUF2797 domain-containing protein codes for MKELSSGFLRMMDHEGVNPVEYIWVVASYPSSESGKQEAKLVPANFKIGSLVGKRVKLEFTGKIRCVNCGKVTSKSFNQGSCFNCFQTLAENDLCILRPETCHFHLGTCREPEWGEGYCFQKHTVYLANTSGLKVGITREKPVSNRWVDQGAQEAIPLLEVSSRRDAGLIEKQFTTVIDDKTKWQKMVSEDSVPYDLISKKKELLEVLDSWDLGVPYVESAEQSITKLSYPISEYPKKSKSFSPDKEKEIDSKLLGIKGQYLLFEDVVINIRAYGGYEIRLYSE; via the coding sequence ATGAAAGAATTGTCTTCCGGTTTTTTAAGAATGATGGACCATGAAGGTGTGAACCCGGTAGAATATATCTGGGTAGTAGCTTCTTATCCCTCTTCCGAATCCGGAAAACAAGAGGCAAAACTTGTTCCTGCAAATTTTAAGATCGGAAGCCTTGTAGGCAAAAGAGTAAAACTGGAATTTACCGGAAAGATCCGATGCGTGAATTGTGGAAAAGTCACAAGTAAAAGTTTTAACCAAGGAAGTTGTTTTAACTGCTTCCAAACATTAGCGGAGAACGATCTATGTATTCTTCGTCCTGAAACCTGTCATTTTCATTTAGGAACTTGTAGGGAACCTGAATGGGGAGAAGGTTACTGCTTTCAAAAGCACACTGTGTATCTTGCAAACACGAGCGGACTCAAAGTGGGAATTACGCGCGAAAAGCCGGTCTCCAATCGCTGGGTGGATCAGGGCGCACAAGAAGCAATTCCACTTTTAGAAGTTTCCTCCAGAAGGGACGCAGGTCTTATCGAAAAACAATTTACCACTGTTATAGATGATAAAACAAAATGGCAGAAGATGGTGTCGGAAGATTCCGTTCCATACGATCTAATTTCCAAAAAGAAAGAGCTACTTGAAGTGTTGGATTCCTGGGACTTGGGAGTTCCTTATGTTGAATCAGCCGAGCAGAGCATTACAAAATTAAGTTATCCTATTTCAGAATATCCTAAAAAATCCAAATCTTTCTCGCCGGATAAGGAGAAGGAAATAGATTCTAAATTGCTCGGTATCAAAGGACAGTATCTTTTGTTCGAGGATGTAGTCATCAATATACGCGCCTATGGCGGTTACGAAATCCGTTTGTATTCGGAGTGA
- a CDS encoding LIC_11883 family protein, with protein sequence MRTRFAVIVLICFSFSIFAENETGEWKEYGLKEVLGRLKFYAFAKIAQSVRTGASFDQELYVKETPCAQDFPKLEGNFQCALLKVSTFEDKLAESSEPTPPNATATSATNGLTPSKMIPPIPVKAKWYEGRTLAGKGVLSLPGKEGQSDLKLFYHTDGKLSHYYYEDKIVVFDWKGHELSTILTVKVDPKLRPLGGKEYFFP encoded by the coding sequence ATGAGAACCAGATTCGCAGTTATAGTATTGATTTGTTTTTCCTTCTCCATTTTCGCAGAAAACGAAACCGGAGAATGGAAAGAATATGGACTGAAAGAAGTTTTAGGCCGTCTGAAATTTTATGCATTTGCTAAAATCGCCCAAAGTGTTCGTACGGGAGCTTCCTTCGACCAAGAATTATACGTCAAGGAAACTCCATGTGCTCAGGATTTTCCAAAGTTAGAAGGAAATTTCCAATGCGCATTACTCAAAGTTTCTACATTTGAAGATAAGTTGGCGGAAAGTTCTGAGCCGACCCCGCCTAACGCTACTGCTACATCTGCGACCAACGGTTTGACTCCGAGCAAAATGATACCCCCTATCCCTGTGAAAGCAAAATGGTATGAAGGAAGAACGCTCGCAGGAAAGGGAGTTCTTTCTCTTCCAGGAAAAGAAGGGCAGAGTGATTTGAAATTATTCTATCACACTGATGGAAAGCTAAGTCATTATTATTACGAAGATAAAATAGTGGTTTTTGACTGGAAAGGCCATGAGTTAAGCACTATCTTAACTGTAAAAGTGGATCCAAAATTACGACCACTTGGCGGTAAGGAATATTTTTTTCCATGA
- a CDS encoding exo-beta-N-acetylmuramidase NamZ family protein, with the protein MRFKERNKKILTLLIFFLTISSGSCVEASSRSHISKSKIIPAEVSFYEQVLPSLSGKSVVLVTNPSGIGRHPEKILKEFKDKKVKIKHLIGLEHGFLGLEEDFSKSPVTMDETFQLPIYHIYKVKNSEIPAILKGADAVVFDVVDMGMRCYTYVSVLKRLMDNLPDPNTKFILLDHPNPALYLGARGEGIQKKFLNFAGEFPSLFFTGMTLGEAAAFYNGEYLGGKVKLDIISPENLKRGFDWEREGIPWSTPSPNLPTLDSAKNYLGLVLLEGVNVSVGRGTQAPFVYFGAPWMNEPEDIIPELNEDSKGDYYYQSVFFKPTFGPFKGEICRGLRLTVVNRKYDPIRMAYNLTAIMKKKYKDFKWRQYADGSHNIDFLWGTERFRESVDAGKTYEEFKASYAESESSTNRQIQKYLIY; encoded by the coding sequence ATGCGGTTCAAAGAAAGAAACAAAAAAATCCTAACTTTACTCATTTTTTTTCTGACAATTTCCTCAGGCTCCTGCGTAGAAGCGTCATCCAGAAGTCATATTTCTAAATCCAAAATTATTCCAGCCGAAGTTTCCTTCTACGAACAAGTGCTTCCTAGTCTTTCCGGTAAATCCGTTGTGCTCGTTACGAATCCATCCGGTATAGGAAGACATCCTGAGAAGATCTTAAAAGAATTTAAGGATAAAAAAGTTAAGATCAAACATCTGATCGGACTCGAACACGGGTTTTTAGGATTGGAAGAAGACTTCAGCAAGTCTCCAGTCACAATGGATGAAACTTTTCAGCTTCCTATCTATCATATTTATAAGGTTAAAAATTCCGAGATACCTGCAATTCTGAAAGGTGCAGATGCAGTTGTGTTCGACGTTGTAGATATGGGAATGCGTTGTTATACATACGTAAGCGTTCTCAAACGTTTGATGGATAATTTGCCTGATCCAAATACTAAGTTTATTCTTTTAGATCATCCAAACCCTGCGTTATATTTGGGCGCAAGGGGAGAAGGTATACAGAAGAAGTTTTTAAACTTCGCAGGAGAATTTCCTTCTCTATTCTTCACGGGTATGACTCTGGGAGAAGCTGCTGCATTCTATAATGGAGAATATCTAGGCGGAAAAGTGAAACTAGATATCATCTCTCCCGAAAATCTAAAGAGAGGATTCGATTGGGAAAGAGAAGGGATCCCTTGGTCTACGCCATCTCCGAATCTTCCTACGTTGGATTCTGCGAAAAACTATTTAGGTTTGGTGCTATTAGAAGGAGTGAATGTTTCCGTAGGAAGAGGAACTCAGGCTCCATTCGTATATTTCGGCGCTCCTTGGATGAATGAGCCGGAAGATATTATCCCAGAATTAAACGAAGACAGCAAAGGCGATTATTATTACCAGAGCGTATTCTTTAAACCTACATTCGGTCCTTTTAAAGGAGAGATCTGTAGAGGTCTTCGTTTAACAGTCGTAAATCGTAAATATGATCCGATCAGAATGGCATATAATTTAACCGCCATTATGAAAAAGAAATATAAGGATTTCAAATGGAGACAATACGCCGACGGATCCCATAATATAGATTTTCTTTGGGGAACCGAAAGATTTAGAGAGTCGGTGGATGCAGGTAAGACATACGAAGAGTTTAAGGCTTCTTATGCGGAATCTGAATCTTCTACAAATAGACAGATCCAAAAATATCTGATCTACTAA
- a CDS encoding lipoprotein LipL46: MAKLPILRITALTLILGFAFACATGDGSRRKKKEEFTREGNTITVLGEAPIYNGDIANAKQRAIKDAKVNAVRKVVGEEISSKSQASDGESLGSSLLSKTDAFVKSYDIVSEDQGKIDTQPILKLTVRCTIEESKLSTAVEGLLADVGNPRIVVLVPSKVGGAPVAPLSNGNIAEAEIIKGLKKAGNKIVDPGTASKTVKPSGLTADAVNSLDAGAAILIQAQASGAEVLVVGSVETEDQAPVTAIGGKTLDRPLFNTAATGSYKVILLWGDGKIVDTGTGDGRAADITQKVSREKAIAAWAESVTKKVNKQLKEEWFNLTENNTIILKFTGLDADESTKFKDDLAELTAAKDINVRASNVSGSEWEVTYPGKDALFMDELVYKKDRGFTFLATKKMNVKSAARGVVTLEFTPNK, encoded by the coding sequence ATGGCAAAGCTGCCCATCCTGCGGATAACCGCTCTCACACTGATTTTAGGTTTCGCTTTTGCATGCGCAACGGGTGACGGATCCCGACGCAAGAAAAAAGAAGAATTCACTAGAGAAGGAAATACGATCACCGTGCTCGGAGAAGCTCCGATCTATAACGGAGATATAGCGAACGCAAAACAAAGAGCGATCAAAGACGCAAAAGTTAATGCGGTACGTAAAGTAGTTGGCGAAGAAATTTCCAGCAAAAGCCAAGCTTCCGACGGAGAAAGTTTAGGCTCTAGTCTACTTTCCAAAACGGATGCGTTCGTAAAATCATACGACATCGTTTCGGAAGACCAAGGTAAGATAGACACTCAACCTATTTTAAAACTTACTGTTCGTTGTACTATCGAAGAATCTAAACTTTCCACTGCTGTAGAAGGTTTACTTGCTGATGTAGGAAATCCACGTATCGTAGTTTTAGTTCCTTCTAAAGTTGGGGGAGCACCTGTGGCTCCTTTAAGCAATGGTAATATTGCAGAAGCTGAGATCATCAAAGGACTCAAAAAAGCAGGAAACAAGATCGTAGATCCAGGAACTGCTTCTAAAACTGTTAAACCTTCCGGTTTGACTGCTGATGCAGTAAACTCTTTAGATGCAGGAGCTGCGATTTTAATCCAAGCTCAAGCTTCCGGAGCAGAAGTTCTGGTAGTTGGTTCAGTAGAAACTGAAGACCAAGCACCTGTAACTGCAATCGGTGGAAAAACATTGGATAGACCTTTATTCAATACTGCGGCTACCGGATCTTATAAAGTCATCCTGCTATGGGGAGACGGAAAAATCGTCGATACCGGCACAGGAGATGGTCGAGCTGCAGACATCACTCAGAAAGTATCTCGTGAAAAAGCGATTGCTGCTTGGGCTGAAAGTGTTACCAAAAAAGTAAACAAACAACTAAAAGAAGAATGGTTCAATCTCACTGAGAACAACACAATCATTCTGAAGTTTACCGGTTTGGATGCTGACGAATCCACTAAATTCAAAGATGATCTAGCAGAATTAACTGCTGCAAAAGACATCAATGTTAGAGCAAGCAACGTAAGCGGTTCCGAGTGGGAAGTTACCTACCCTGGAAAAGACGCACTCTTTATGGACGAATTAGTCTATAAAAAAGACAGAGGGTTTACTTTCTTAGCTACTAAGAAAATGAACGTTAAGTCGGCTGCAAGAGGTGTGGTTACTTTGGAGTTTACTCCGAATAAATAA
- a CDS encoding SRPBCC family protein, with translation MKDLSVNKTYGTFTSDSEVRFQRLLPGPIETVWEYLTDSEKRGTWLASGTMELKVGGKVELNFLHSSLSDEKTYPERFKEMENGISGVETITAIDAPRFLSFTWHPNSEVSFELQEKGEDVLLTLRHYKLVDEFGKLMVSSGWHTHLDILVSKLYKESVPKFWQTFAHHESIYHETLKSIVKK, from the coding sequence ATGAAAGATCTATCTGTGAACAAAACGTATGGAACCTTCACTTCGGATTCCGAAGTTCGTTTCCAAAGATTATTACCTGGGCCGATTGAAACTGTTTGGGAATATTTGACTGATTCTGAGAAGCGTGGCACCTGGCTTGCTTCCGGAACTATGGAATTGAAAGTAGGTGGAAAAGTAGAATTAAACTTTTTGCATTCTTCTCTTTCAGACGAAAAAACTTATCCGGAAAGATTTAAGGAAATGGAAAACGGTATTAGCGGAGTTGAAACGATCACTGCAATTGATGCTCCTCGTTTTTTAAGTTTTACTTGGCATCCTAATTCTGAAGTTAGTTTTGAACTACAAGAAAAGGGGGAAGATGTTCTTCTTACCTTGAGACATTATAAACTGGTGGATGAATTCGGTAAACTTATGGTCTCTAGCGGATGGCATACTCATTTGGATATTCTGGTTTCGAAACTTTATAAAGAATCAGTTCCTAAGTTTTGGCAGACATTTGCTCACCATGAAAGTATTTATCATGAGACCCTAAAAAGTATCGTTAAGAAGTGA